In a single window of the Sediminicoccus sp. KRV36 genome:
- a CDS encoding beta-ketoacyl-ACP synthase 3 — MTLRSVIAGCGGYLPPDIVSNEALAARYGLDTSDAWIRERSGITQRHLAGPGDTCASLGAEAARRALAHAGALVAEVDAIIVATATPDHAFPATAVRIQALLGMERGFGFDISAACTGFVYALSVADAMIRGGQAKTILVIGCEIYSRILDWTDRGTCVLFGDGAGAVLLRAQEGERGVLSTHLHADGRHGDILLVEGTTGPLRMAGREVFKHAVNKLSAVVDEALEANGIAREDVQWLVPHQANIRIIEAMGKKLGLPRERVVVTVDRHANTSAASVPLALSEAVHDGRIQRGDLVLLEAIGGGLTWGGALIRF, encoded by the coding sequence TTGACGCTTCGCTCCGTGATCGCCGGCTGCGGCGGCTATCTTCCCCCCGATATCGTGAGCAATGAGGCGCTGGCCGCGCGCTACGGGCTGGATACCAGCGATGCCTGGATCCGCGAGCGCAGCGGGATCACGCAGCGCCATCTGGCCGGCCCGGGTGACACCTGCGCCTCGCTCGGCGCCGAGGCCGCCCGCCGCGCCCTGGCCCATGCCGGCGCCCTGGTGGCGGAGGTGGATGCGATCATCGTCGCCACCGCCACCCCGGACCACGCCTTTCCTGCCACGGCCGTGCGCATCCAGGCGCTGCTGGGCATGGAGCGCGGCTTCGGCTTCGATATCTCCGCCGCCTGCACGGGCTTCGTCTATGCGCTCTCGGTCGCGGATGCGATGATCCGTGGCGGCCAGGCGAAGACCATCCTCGTCATCGGCTGCGAGATCTATTCACGCATCCTCGACTGGACCGACCGCGGGACCTGCGTGCTGTTTGGCGATGGCGCCGGTGCCGTGCTGCTGCGCGCCCAGGAGGGGGAGCGCGGCGTGCTCTCCACCCATCTGCATGCTGATGGCCGGCATGGCGATATCCTGCTGGTCGAAGGCACCACGGGCCCGCTGCGCATGGCCGGGCGCGAGGTCTTCAAGCATGCGGTGAACAAGCTCTCCGCCGTGGTGGATGAGGCCTTGGAGGCCAATGGCATCGCGCGCGAGGATGTGCAGTGGCTGGTGCCGCACCAGGCCAATATCCGCATCATCGAGGCCATGGGCAAGAAGCTCGGCCTGCCACGGGAGCGCGTGGTGGTGACGGTGGACCGGCACGCCAATACCTCGGCCGCCTCGGTGCCGCTGGCCTTGTCGGAGGCGGTGCATGATGGCCGGATTCAGCGCGGCGACCTGGTGCTGCTGGAAGCCATTGGCGGTGGCCTGACCTGGGGCGGCGCGCTCATCCGCTTCTGA
- a CDS encoding ubiquinol-cytochrome C chaperone family protein — protein sequence MGLLGLFRRRPHERTGFALYGAAVAAARAPHFYAELGVPDTAAGRFELVSLHVGLLIRRLRSEGDATADALGQAVFDAMFGDMDVNLREMGIGDLSVGKRVKMLWEGFHGRVQSYAAALDAGDAAALATALERNIWVKEPEPPGSGASLAEYARAMATRLAGQEVAAMLRGEVSFA from the coding sequence ATGGGCCTTCTCGGCCTGTTTCGCCGCCGCCCCCACGAGCGGACCGGCTTTGCCCTCTACGGCGCCGCCGTCGCCGCCGCGCGCGCGCCGCACTTCTATGCCGAGCTCGGCGTGCCCGACACCGCCGCCGGGCGGTTCGAGCTGGTGTCGCTGCATGTGGGCCTTCTGATTCGCCGCCTGCGCAGCGAAGGCGACGCCACGGCCGATGCGCTGGGCCAGGCCGTCTTTGACGCCATGTTTGGCGACATGGATGTGAACCTGCGCGAAATGGGCATTGGCGATCTCAGCGTCGGCAAGCGCGTGAAGATGCTGTGGGAGGGGTTTCACGGCCGCGTGCAATCCTATGCCGCGGCCCTGGATGCGGGGGATGCCGCTGCCCTCGCCACCGCGCTGGAACGCAACATCTGGGTGAAGGAGCCAGAGCCCCCCGGCTCCGGCGCCAGCCTCGCCGAATATGCCCGGGCAATGGCCACGCGCCTCGCCGGGCAGGAGGTCGCGGCGATGCTCCGGGGCGAAGTGAGCTTCGCGTGA
- the plsX gene encoding phosphate acyltransferase PlsX — protein MAAPAEGGLRRFSLAIDAMGGDHAPDIVLDGLELAAERHPKAQFLLVGDEARLREGLKSRPRAEKLCVIRHAPDAIPGDMKPTAALRQGRNSSMRLAIDAVAKGEAAGVVSAGNTGALMALAKIVIKTMPEIGRPALAAITPSARGDVVMLDLGANIQCDARNLIEFAIMGDAFARAVLGLPSPTIGLLNVGSEELKGDDRVRQAAEVLREGHAGINFHGFIEGHDIAAGTVDVVVTDGFTGNVALKTGEGALKLMRDLLRQVFTSSIPARAGYLLARPALERLREWMDPRRYNGAILLGLNGVVVKSHGGTDATGFAHAMDVAMDMVTHGFTQNIREGLSRLATHAAPLASPVVAPPAVIAQQD, from the coding sequence ATGGCGGCACCCGCCGAAGGGGGCCTGCGGCGCTTTTCCCTGGCCATTGACGCCATGGGGGGCGACCACGCGCCGGATATCGTGCTCGATGGCCTGGAACTGGCGGCCGAGCGGCATCCCAAGGCGCAATTCCTGCTGGTGGGTGATGAGGCACGGCTGCGCGAGGGGCTGAAATCCCGTCCGCGCGCCGAAAAGCTTTGCGTCATCCGCCACGCGCCGGATGCCATCCCGGGGGACATGAAGCCGACCGCGGCGCTGCGCCAGGGGCGCAACTCTTCCATGCGGCTGGCCATTGACGCCGTCGCCAAGGGTGAGGCCGCAGGCGTGGTGTCCGCCGGCAATACGGGGGCGCTGATGGCGCTCGCCAAGATCGTCATCAAGACCATGCCGGAGATTGGCCGCCCCGCGCTGGCCGCCATCACGCCCTCGGCGCGCGGCGACGTGGTCATGCTCGATCTCGGCGCCAATATTCAGTGCGATGCCCGCAACCTGATCGAATTCGCCATCATGGGCGATGCCTTCGCGCGCGCCGTGCTGGGCCTGCCCAGCCCCACCATCGGCCTGCTCAATGTCGGCTCCGAGGAACTCAAGGGCGATGACCGCGTGCGCCAGGCGGCCGAAGTGCTGCGCGAGGGGCATGCCGGCATCAATTTCCACGGCTTCATCGAAGGCCATGACATCGCGGCCGGCACGGTGGATGTGGTGGTGACCGACGGCTTCACCGGCAATGTCGCGCTCAAGACCGGCGAGGGCGCGCTGAAGCTGATGCGCGATCTGCTGCGCCAGGTCTTCACCTCCTCCATCCCCGCCCGCGCCGGCTATCTGCTGGCCCGCCCGGCACTGGAGCGGCTGCGCGAATGGATGGATCCGCGCCGCTACAATGGCGCGATCCTGCTCGGGCTGAACGGCGTCGTGGTGAAATCCCATGGCGGCACGGATGCGACGGGCTTCGCCCATGCCATGGATGTGGCGATGGACATGGTGACGCATGGCTTCACGCAGAATATCCGCGAGGGGCTGTCCCGCCTCGCCACGCATGCTGCCCCCTTGGCTTCCCCCGTGGTCGCCCCGCCGGCGGTCATCGCTCAGCAGGACTGA
- a CDS encoding DUF177 domain-containing protein, translated as MSAEFSHRLPLAHVPAAGQALRLLATPAERDALARRFDLFALHALAAELRLAPGPEGVIHVTGELTAELEQACGITLAPVRQSVREAVAWRLLPEGMEPTDGEDDPDDIETEQGTADLGEALAQQLSLAIDPYPRAPGAEMPADLSDGGAHGPFAKLLRLKPTE; from the coding sequence GTGAGCGCCGAATTCAGCCATCGCCTGCCGCTGGCCCATGTGCCGGCCGCCGGCCAGGCCCTACGCCTCCTGGCCACGCCCGCCGAGCGTGACGCCCTGGCCCGCCGCTTCGACCTCTTCGCCCTGCATGCCCTCGCCGCGGAGCTGCGCCTGGCGCCGGGCCCGGAAGGCGTGATCCATGTGACGGGCGAATTGACAGCGGAGCTGGAGCAGGCCTGCGGCATCACCCTCGCCCCCGTCCGGCAATCCGTGCGGGAGGCCGTCGCCTGGCGCCTGCTGCCCGAGGGGATGGAGCCCACGGATGGCGAGGACGACCCCGATGATATCGAGACCGAGCAGGGCACGGCCGATCTGGGCGAGGCGCTGGCACAGCAGCTCTCCCTCGCCATTGACCCCTATCCGCGGGCACCTGGCGCCGAGATGCCGGCGGACCTCTCCGATGGTGGCGCGCATGGCCCCTTTGCAAAGCTGTTACGGCTCAAGCCGACGGAGTAG
- the rpmF gene encoding 50S ribosomal protein L32, with product MAVPKKKVSPSRRGMRRSHMALPKEVHVECSNCGELKRPHHICPSCGHYDGREVAAADALKGVVRG from the coding sequence ATGGCCGTCCCGAAGAAGAAAGTTTCCCCCTCGCGCCGTGGCATGCGCCGCAGCCACATGGCCCTCCCCAAGGAGGTGCATGTCGAGTGCTCCAATTGCGGTGAGCTGAAGCGCCCGCATCACATCTGCCCCTCCTGCGGTCATTATGACGGCCGTGAGGTCGCCGCCGCCGATGCGCTGAAGGGCGTGGTTCGCGGCTGA